In Niallia sp. FSL W8-0635, one genomic interval encodes:
- a CDS encoding D-alanyl-D-alanine carboxypeptidase family protein: MKHVKKWTVSFIIAVLFLSTLSTVLPYQASAAENDALGLDAGAAILVDANTGEILYEKNTDELLGVASMSKMMTEYIVLESIKNGKITWDQKVKINNYIHRLSGAPGLSNVGLTEGEEYTVKELYQAMAIHSGNAATVALAELIAGTEKNYISVMNQKAEELGLVDFEFVNSSGLNNSDLLGNIPAGSEKDENKMSAKAVAKLAYRLIHDYPEILETSGMASLKFRDGREYKNFNWLIPSLIFGYEGVDGLKTGSTDYAKFNVTATAQKGDQRFIVVIMKSETKDSRFAEARKVLDYAFGNFSTEEILPANYVDAKNKTLDVTKGKEDKVSIGTKDAINLVIKNSEKENYVAKIVLDEKKLNDDGELTAPVKKGDKVGYVTVQTKDGKEVAFLTTDGKEKVQVDLVANETVEKANWFVLAMRGIGSFFSNVWDSVFDTVKGWF, translated from the coding sequence TTGAAACATGTAAAAAAGTGGACGGTATCTTTCATCATCGCGGTACTATTCTTAAGTACACTATCAACAGTTCTACCATATCAAGCAAGTGCTGCTGAAAACGATGCGCTTGGATTAGATGCAGGAGCAGCGATACTAGTAGATGCAAATACTGGTGAAATATTATATGAAAAAAATACGGATGAACTTCTTGGAGTTGCTTCCATGTCAAAGATGATGACAGAATATATTGTTCTGGAATCCATAAAAAATGGAAAAATCACATGGGATCAAAAAGTAAAAATAAATAACTATATTCACAGACTATCTGGTGCTCCTGGGTTATCAAATGTAGGGTTAACTGAAGGGGAAGAGTACACAGTTAAGGAATTGTATCAAGCGATGGCTATTCACTCAGGAAATGCTGCTACTGTTGCATTAGCAGAATTAATCGCAGGTACAGAAAAAAACTATATTAGTGTAATGAATCAAAAGGCTGAAGAGTTAGGATTAGTTGATTTTGAATTTGTTAACTCTTCTGGTTTAAATAACAGTGATTTATTAGGAAATATCCCAGCTGGAAGCGAGAAAGATGAAAATAAAATGTCGGCTAAAGCTGTTGCTAAATTAGCTTACCGTTTAATCCATGATTACCCAGAAATATTAGAGACATCTGGTATGGCAAGCTTAAAGTTTAGAGATGGAAGAGAATATAAAAACTTCAATTGGCTGATACCTTCTCTGATTTTTGGGTATGAAGGAGTAGATGGATTAAAAACCGGTTCTACTGATTATGCTAAATTTAATGTTACTGCTACTGCTCAAAAAGGAGATCAACGTTTTATTGTAGTTATTATGAAAAGTGAAACGAAAGATTCTCGTTTTGCAGAAGCAAGAAAAGTATTGGACTATGCTTTTGGTAATTTCTCTACAGAAGAGATTCTTCCAGCAAATTATGTAGATGCGAAAAATAAAACGTTAGATGTAACAAAAGGAAAAGAAGATAAAGTAAGTATTGGTACTAAGGATGCAATTAACTTAGTAATTAAAAATAGCGAAAAAGAAAATTATGTTGCGAAAATAGTATTGGATGAAAAAAAATTAAATGATGATGGTGAACTAACAGCTCCAGTTAAAAAAGGAGATAAGGTTGGTTATGTAACGGTACAAACGAAAGATGGAAAAGAAGTGGCATTCTTAACAACTGATGGAAAAGAAAAGGTACAAGTAGACTTAGTAGCGAATGAAACAGTGGAAAAAGCAAATTGGTTTGTTTTAGCTATGCGTGGAATTGGCTCATTCTTTTCTAATGTATGGGACAGTGTCTTTGATACTGTAAAAGGTTGGTTCTAA
- the pdxS gene encoding pyridoxal 5'-phosphate synthase lyase subunit PdxS → MKTGTERVKRGMAEMQKGGVIMDVVNAEQAKIAEEAGAVAVMALERVPSDIRAAGGVARMADPTIVEEVMNAVTIPVMAKARIGHIVEARVLEAMGVDYIDESEVLTPADEEYHLNKNEYTVPFVCGCRDLGEAARRIGEGASMLRTKGEPGTGNIVEAVRHIRKVNAQVRKVVHMNEDELMTEAKILGAPYELLLEIKKLGRLPVVNFAAGGVATPADAALMMHLGADGVFVGSGIFKSDNPAKFARAIVEATTHYQDYKLIAEISKNLGTAMKGIEISSLSPEARMQERGW, encoded by the coding sequence ATGAAAACTGGTACTGAAAGAGTAAAACGTGGAATGGCTGAAATGCAAAAAGGCGGAGTAATCATGGATGTTGTGAACGCAGAGCAAGCCAAGATTGCAGAGGAAGCAGGAGCGGTAGCAGTAATGGCTCTTGAACGAGTTCCTTCAGATATTCGCGCAGCTGGTGGGGTAGCTAGAATGGCAGATCCAACAATCGTAGAGGAAGTAATGAATGCAGTAACAATCCCTGTAATGGCAAAGGCACGTATTGGTCATATTGTTGAAGCTAGAGTGTTGGAAGCTATGGGTGTTGATTATATTGATGAGAGTGAAGTTTTAACTCCAGCAGATGAAGAGTATCATTTAAATAAAAATGAATATACTGTTCCGTTTGTATGTGGATGTCGTGATCTTGGAGAAGCAGCAAGACGTATCGGGGAAGGTGCTTCTATGCTTCGCACAAAAGGGGAACCAGGAACAGGGAATATTGTTGAGGCAGTTCGTCATATAAGAAAAGTTAATGCACAAGTCCGTAAAGTTGTACATATGAATGAAGATGAATTAATGACAGAAGCAAAAATCTTAGGCGCACCATATGAGCTACTTTTAGAAATTAAAAAATTAGGTCGTCTACCAGTTGTTAATTTTGCTGCTGGTGGTGTTGCAACACCTGCTGATGCAGCTTTAATGATGCACTTAGGTGCAGATGGTGTATTCGTAGGTTCAGGTATTTTTAAATCAGACAACCCTGCAAAATTTGCTAGAGCAATCGTAGAGGCAACTACTCATTATCAAGATTATAAGTTAATTGCAGAAATTTCTAAAAACCTTGGAACAGCAATGAAAGGAATTGAAATTTCTAGCTTAAGCCCAGAAGCACGTATGCAAGAGCGTGGTTGGTAA
- the pdxT gene encoding pyridoxal 5'-phosphate synthase glutaminase subunit PdxT, producing MSTVPNVKIGVLGLQGAVREHINAIEANNADAIIVKKKEQLDEIDGLIIPGGESTTMRRLIDKYEFMEALQAFAQSGKPMFGTCAGLILLARSIKGYDKPHIGVIDVQVERNSFGRQRESFEANLDIAGVAEDFTAVFIRAPHIVSVGENVEVLAKHNDRIVAAREGQFLGCSFHPELTEDHRLTGYFINMAIEAKQHLFA from the coding sequence ATGAGTACAGTGCCAAACGTAAAAATAGGGGTCCTTGGTTTACAGGGGGCTGTAAGAGAACATATTAATGCTATTGAGGCGAACAATGCAGATGCTATTATTGTAAAGAAAAAAGAACAGCTAGATGAAATCGATGGCTTAATTATTCCTGGCGGAGAAAGTACTACGATGCGCCGGTTAATTGATAAATATGAGTTTATGGAGGCACTTCAAGCGTTCGCTCAATCTGGGAAACCAATGTTTGGAACATGCGCTGGTTTAATTTTATTGGCTAGATCCATTAAGGGCTATGATAAACCTCATATTGGTGTAATAGATGTACAAGTTGAGCGTAATTCTTTTGGTAGACAAAGGGAAAGCTTTGAGGCAAACCTAGATATCGCAGGAGTTGCAGAGGATTTTACAGCCGTATTTATTCGTGCACCACATATCGTGAGCGTTGGGGAGAATGTTGAAGTATTGGCTAAACATAATGATCGTATTGTAGCAGCGCGAGAAGGACAATTCTTAGGATGTTCTTTCCACCCTGAATTAACAGAGGATCATCGTTTAACTGGGTATTTTATCAATATGGCGATTGAGGCTAAGCAACACTTATTTGCATAA
- the serS gene encoding serine--tRNA ligase, whose protein sequence is MLDIKFVRANFDFVKSQLQHRGEDLSELENFEALDVRRRELIVETEQLKSKRNEVSQQVAVLKREKKDAEALIVEMREVGEKIKEYDNELREVEEKLQTIMLGIPNLPHESVPVGDTEDDNVEIRKWGEIRKFDFEPKPHWDVATDLDLLDFERAAKVTGSRFVFYKGLGAKLERALFNFMLDLHTEEHGYKEIIPPFLVNRASLTGTGQLPKFEEDAFLIEKEDYFLIPTSEVPVTNLHRDEILDGDQLPIKYAAFSANFRSEAGSAGRDTRGLIRQHQFNKVELVKFVKPEDSYEELESLTGNAEKVLQLLGLPYRVLSMCTGDLGFTAAKKYDVEVWIPSYNTYREISSCSNFEAFQARRANIRFRREPKGKPEHVHTLNGSGLAIGRTVAAILENYQQADGSVVIPEVLRPYMRNREVISPE, encoded by the coding sequence ATGCTAGATATTAAATTTGTTCGTGCTAATTTTGATTTTGTGAAAAGTCAATTACAGCATCGAGGAGAAGATTTATCAGAGCTTGAGAATTTTGAAGCATTGGATGTAAGACGAAGAGAGCTTATTGTTGAAACAGAACAATTGAAAAGTAAAAGAAATGAAGTATCACAGCAAGTAGCAGTATTAAAGAGAGAGAAAAAGGATGCAGAAGCTCTTATTGTGGAAATGCGAGAAGTTGGCGAAAAAATTAAAGAATATGACAATGAGCTACGTGAAGTAGAAGAAAAATTACAAACCATTATGCTTGGAATTCCGAATCTTCCTCATGAAAGTGTTCCAGTAGGAGATACAGAAGATGATAACGTCGAAATTAGAAAATGGGGCGAAATTAGAAAATTTGACTTTGAACCAAAGCCACACTGGGATGTTGCTACTGACTTAGATTTGCTAGATTTTGAAAGAGCAGCAAAAGTAACAGGAAGCCGTTTTGTATTTTATAAAGGTTTAGGGGCTAAACTAGAAAGAGCATTATTTAACTTCATGCTTGATTTGCATACAGAGGAACATGGTTATAAAGAAATTATCCCGCCTTTCTTAGTAAATAGAGCAAGTCTAACAGGTACGGGACAATTGCCTAAGTTTGAAGAGGATGCTTTTTTAATAGAAAAAGAAGACTATTTCTTAATTCCAACTTCAGAGGTACCTGTAACAAACTTGCATAGAGATGAAATTCTTGATGGAGATCAGCTTCCGATCAAATATGCTGCATTTAGTGCAAACTTCCGTTCTGAAGCAGGATCTGCTGGAAGAGACACAAGAGGACTGATTAGACAACACCAATTCAACAAAGTAGAGCTTGTTAAGTTTGTGAAGCCAGAAGATTCTTATGAGGAGTTAGAGTCTTTAACAGGTAACGCAGAAAAAGTTTTGCAGTTATTAGGATTACCATACCGTGTCTTGAGCATGTGTACAGGAGATTTAGGATTTACAGCAGCAAAAAAATATGACGTTGAAGTATGGATTCCAAGTTATAATACGTATCGAGAAATTTCTTCTTGTAGTAATTTTGAAGCTTTCCAAGCAAGAAGAGCAAATATTCGTTTCCGCAGAGAGCCTAAAGGAAAGCCAGAGCATGTGCATACATTAAATGGATCTGGTCTTGCAATTGGAAGAACAGTTGCAGCAATTCTAGAGAATTACCAGCAAGCAGATGGTAGTGTTGTAATTCCTGAAGTGCTTCGACCTTATATGAGAAATAGAGAAGTAATTTCTCCAGAATAA
- a CDS encoding deoxynucleoside kinase encodes MNLRTKYNIPSNSVITIAGTVGVGKSTLTNALADALQFRTSFEKVDTNPYLDKFYHDFSRWSFHLQVYFLAERFKEQKKIFEYGGGFIQDRSIYEDTGIFAKMHYEKGTMSEVDYETYTSLFDAMVMTPYFPHPDLLIYLEGSLDDILQRIDRRGREMEKQTPIDYWTEMHGRYEKWIESFSACPVLRLNINEYDAIAGTQSIEPILEKISTIIQQKNYSRKA; translated from the coding sequence ATGAATCTACGAACAAAATATAATATTCCTAGCAATTCCGTTATTACGATTGCTGGAACAGTTGGTGTTGGTAAATCAACTTTAACAAACGCATTAGCAGATGCTTTGCAATTTCGAACTTCCTTTGAAAAAGTTGATACAAATCCATACCTTGATAAATTTTATCATGACTTTAGTCGATGGAGTTTTCATCTACAAGTATATTTTTTAGCAGAACGATTTAAAGAACAAAAAAAAATCTTTGAATATGGTGGAGGATTTATCCAAGATCGCTCTATTTATGAAGATACTGGTATATTTGCAAAAATGCATTATGAAAAAGGGACAATGTCAGAAGTAGATTATGAAACATATACAAGTTTATTTGATGCAATGGTGATGACTCCTTACTTCCCTCATCCAGACTTGTTAATATATCTTGAAGGATCTCTTGATGATATTTTACAGCGTATTGATAGACGAGGTCGAGAAATGGAAAAACAAACACCAATTGATTATTGGACAGAGATGCACGGAAGATACGAAAAATGGATTGAGTCTTTCTCAGCCTGCCCTGTTCTTCGTTTAAATATAAACGAGTATGATGCAATTGCTGGGACCCAATCTATCGAACCAATTTTAGAAAAGATTAGTACAATTATTCAGCAAAAAAACTATAGCCGAAAAGCATAA
- a CDS encoding deoxynucleoside kinase gives MNSIPFITVEGPIGVGKTSLAKLLSEYFQYELLKEIVEENPFLGKFYENIDEWSFQTEMFFLCNRFKQLNDTRDHYLTKDIPVVADYHILKNLIFAKRSLQDSDLEKYVRIYEVLTEDLPMPNIIIYLHASLDTIMARIRKRDRDIEKNISPLYLEQLASDYDIVMNDFKQNNPQIPVLEFNGDTLDFVQNRQDLVKIINTIKETLNIGAFNHESTNKI, from the coding sequence GTGAATAGTATCCCTTTTATTACAGTAGAAGGACCTATCGGAGTTGGGAAAACTTCTTTAGCTAAATTACTCTCAGAGTATTTTCAATACGAGCTTCTAAAGGAAATCGTCGAAGAAAATCCTTTCCTCGGAAAATTTTATGAAAACATTGATGAATGGAGCTTTCAAACAGAAATGTTTTTCTTATGTAATCGATTTAAGCAATTAAACGATACAAGAGACCATTATTTAACTAAAGACATTCCTGTGGTTGCAGATTATCATATATTAAAAAATCTTATTTTCGCAAAAAGATCTTTACAGGATAGCGATTTAGAGAAGTATGTGCGTATATACGAAGTGTTAACAGAAGATCTGCCAATGCCAAATATTATTATTTACTTACATGCCAGTTTGGATACAATAATGGCACGAATAAGAAAAAGAGATAGAGACATAGAAAAAAATATTAGTCCTCTTTATTTAGAGCAACTAGCTTCTGATTACGATATTGTCATGAATGACTTCAAACAAAATAATCCACAGATTCCTGTATTAGAATTCAATGGAGATACACTGGACTTTGTTCAAAATAGGCAAGACTTAGTAAAAATTATTAACACAATAAAAGAAACTTTAAATATAGGAGCCTTTAATCATGAATCTACGAACAAAATATAA
- a CDS encoding thiamine phosphate synthase, with the protein MSIKIMAVTDDKQSLKELSAILLEIHPYVDYLQIREKAKSPKEIYWLCDYLLKEGVPASKIIVNDRLDVGVLLSLKNVHLPSSGLSVHHVKTRFPEMFIGVSVHSKEEAILADKRNADYILYGHCYPTNSKKGKSPIALSTISDIKRNISIPLYAIGGITEDRIGELANLGVDGVAIMSAIFSSSHPLKTVKRIRERCDELGS; encoded by the coding sequence ATGAGTATTAAGATAATGGCTGTAACAGATGATAAACAATCTTTAAAGGAGCTTTCTGCTATTTTATTAGAAATCCATCCATATGTGGATTATTTGCAAATTAGAGAGAAAGCCAAAAGTCCAAAAGAAATTTATTGGCTATGTGATTATTTGCTTAAGGAAGGAGTACCTGCGAGTAAAATAATCGTTAATGATCGTCTTGATGTTGGAGTATTGCTCTCGTTAAAAAATGTCCATTTACCGTCAAGTGGATTGTCTGTTCATCACGTGAAAACAAGGTTTCCTGAAATGTTTATAGGTGTATCCGTTCATAGCAAAGAAGAGGCTATTTTAGCAGATAAAAGGAATGCAGATTATATCCTATATGGTCATTGTTATCCTACAAATAGTAAAAAGGGAAAGTCGCCTATTGCACTGTCCACTATCTCAGATATTAAAAGAAATATATCTATTCCCCTGTATGCTATAGGAGGGATTACGGAAGACCGAATAGGTGAACTAGCTAATTTGGGGGTAGATGGAGTGGCTATTATGTCGGCTATTTTTTCATCATCCCATCCATTAAAGACAGTGAAAAGGATAAGAGAAAGATGTGATGAGCTTGGAAGCTAG